A section of the Akkermansia muciniphila genome encodes:
- the lepA gene encoding translation elongation factor 4, whose translation MSIELTRNFSIIAHIDHGKTTLSDRLLEKTNTISEREKQDQLLDAMDLEREKGITIKSHPVTIFYKAKDGKTYKLNLLDTPGHVDFSYEVSRSLAACEGALLIVDAAQGVEAQTLANMHLAMDLNLSIIPVINKIDLPSANLPNVYRQLEDIVCIPHEEAIHASAKMGIGIDDILEAVVQRIPPPKTQEDGLLRALVFDSVYDAYRGVVSYVRVISGSVQRGMKVKLFATDEVYEVKEVGIFTPKMTRTDSLEAGDVGYIIANMKSAADVKIGDTYTDYMRPCPSPLPGFKEIRPMVFSGIYPVDSSDFEALKAAMAKLQINDAAFSFQAESSVALGFGFRCGFLGLLHMEIIQERLRREFNMDIISTYPSVIYEVTKTNGEEISVDNPSLLPEQQEIQEIREPIVKVFVMLPGEYIGDIMQLVLEKRGSVTNTETIDDTRVMLTCTVPLAEILVDFNDKLKSMTRGYGSMDYEYAGYQAAKLIKMDMLIAGEPVDAFSMIVHQDKAASRGRELAERLKNVIPRQLFTVAIQACIGGKIIARESISPMRKDVTAKCYGGDVTRKRKLLEKQKEGKKRMKAIGKINIPQEAFIKVLKTGD comes from the coding sequence ATGTCCATTGAACTGACTCGCAATTTCTCCATCATCGCTCACATTGACCACGGAAAGACCACCCTTTCCGACCGGCTACTGGAAAAGACAAATACCATTTCCGAACGGGAAAAGCAGGATCAGCTTCTGGATGCCATGGACCTGGAACGGGAAAAGGGCATTACCATCAAGTCCCACCCCGTCACCATCTTTTACAAGGCCAAGGACGGAAAAACCTACAAGCTCAACCTGCTGGACACGCCCGGCCACGTGGACTTCTCCTATGAAGTGTCCCGTTCCCTGGCCGCGTGTGAAGGCGCCCTTCTCATTGTGGACGCCGCCCAGGGCGTGGAGGCCCAGACGCTCGCCAACATGCACCTGGCGATGGACCTGAATCTGTCCATCATCCCCGTCATCAACAAGATCGACCTTCCCAGCGCCAATCTTCCCAACGTGTACCGCCAGCTGGAGGACATTGTCTGCATCCCCCATGAGGAAGCCATCCATGCTTCCGCCAAAATGGGCATCGGCATTGACGACATTCTGGAGGCCGTCGTCCAGCGCATCCCCCCCCCCAAGACGCAGGAAGACGGTCTCCTGCGCGCCCTGGTATTCGACTCCGTTTATGACGCCTACCGCGGCGTGGTTTCTTATGTGCGCGTCATTTCCGGCAGCGTGCAGCGCGGCATGAAGGTCAAGCTCTTCGCCACGGATGAAGTGTATGAAGTGAAGGAAGTGGGCATCTTCACCCCCAAGATGACCCGGACGGACTCCCTGGAAGCCGGCGACGTGGGCTACATCATCGCCAACATGAAATCCGCGGCGGACGTCAAGATTGGCGACACCTATACGGACTACATGCGCCCGTGCCCCTCCCCCCTGCCCGGCTTCAAGGAAATCCGCCCCATGGTCTTCTCCGGCATTTATCCGGTGGACTCCTCGGACTTTGAAGCCCTGAAGGCCGCCATGGCCAAGCTTCAGATCAATGACGCCGCCTTTTCCTTCCAGGCGGAATCCTCCGTAGCCCTGGGCTTCGGGTTCCGCTGCGGCTTCCTGGGCCTGCTCCACATGGAAATCATCCAGGAGCGCCTGCGCCGGGAATTCAACATGGACATCATTTCCACCTACCCCTCCGTGATTTACGAGGTCACCAAAACCAACGGGGAGGAAATCAGCGTGGACAACCCCAGCCTGCTCCCGGAACAGCAGGAAATTCAGGAAATCCGGGAACCCATTGTCAAGGTGTTCGTCATGCTCCCCGGAGAATACATCGGAGACATCATGCAGCTGGTCCTGGAAAAACGCGGCAGCGTGACCAACACGGAAACGATTGACGACACGCGCGTGATGCTCACCTGTACCGTGCCTCTGGCGGAAATTCTGGTGGATTTCAACGACAAGCTCAAATCCATGACCCGCGGCTACGGTTCCATGGACTATGAATATGCAGGCTACCAGGCGGCCAAACTCATCAAGATGGATATGCTCATTGCCGGGGAACCGGTGGACGCCTTCTCCATGATCGTCCACCAGGACAAGGCAGCCTCCCGCGGCCGCGAACTGGCGGAACGCCTGAAAAACGTCATCCCCCGCCAGCTCTTCACCGTAGCCATCCAGGCTTGCATTGGCGGCAAGATCATTGCCCGTGAAAGCATCTCCCCCATGCGCAAGGACGTGACGGCCAAATGCTACGGCGGTGACGTCACCCGCAAGCGCAAGCTTCTGGAAAAGCAGAAGGAAGGCAAGAAGCGCATGAAGGCCATCGGAAAAATCAACATCCCGCAGGAAGCCTTTATCAAGGTGCTGAAAACGGGAGATTGA
- a CDS encoding GyrI-like domain-containing protein codes for MSPLDFKKEEKRFYLPPSHPVLANVPEMNFFMVEGEGDPNDPAGAYQHAVELLYALSYAVRMGGKKRTFPIPDYHEYVVPPLESLWWSCGSTAPACKKDFRWVSMIRQPGFVTQETLSYAQEQVARKKPHLNTEAARLDSLREGLCVQCLHTGPYDDEPATLARMHAFMEEAELLPDMEGSRTHHEIYLSDPRKTSPDRLKTVLRLPVKRR; via the coding sequence ATGTCTCCTCTGGATTTTAAAAAAGAAGAAAAGCGCTTCTACCTTCCCCCTTCACACCCCGTGTTGGCGAACGTTCCTGAAATGAACTTTTTCATGGTGGAGGGAGAGGGGGACCCCAATGATCCGGCAGGAGCTTACCAGCACGCCGTGGAATTGCTGTACGCCTTGTCCTATGCCGTGCGCATGGGAGGCAAAAAAAGGACTTTTCCCATTCCGGATTACCATGAATACGTCGTTCCCCCTCTGGAAAGCCTGTGGTGGAGCTGCGGTTCCACCGCGCCTGCCTGCAAAAAGGATTTCCGGTGGGTATCCATGATCCGCCAGCCCGGATTTGTAACGCAGGAGACCCTGTCTTATGCGCAGGAGCAGGTCGCCAGGAAAAAACCTCACCTGAATACGGAAGCCGCCCGCCTGGACTCCCTGCGGGAAGGCCTCTGCGTGCAATGCCTGCATACGGGCCCCTATGACGACGAACCAGCCACGCTGGCCCGCATGCACGCCTTCATGGAAGAGGCGGAGCTCCTTCCGGATATGGAAGGTTCACGCACCCACCATGAAATTTACCTTTCCGATCCCCGGAAAACGTCTCCGGACCGCCTGAAAACGGTTCTTCGCCTTCCGGTAAAGAGGCGTTAA
- a CDS encoding sulfatase family protein — MMNRHAVTALMLAACSLPASADQPQKQAPDQRPNILVIVTDDHSYQTLGTCDKDSPMPYPNFRKLADEGMVFDRSYCANSLCGPSRACIYTGRHSHMNGYLFNEHAAPFDGSQPTFPKMLQKAGYQTAIVGKWHLEAIPPDAKGDTSKYESNPTGFDYWEIFPGQGNYFNPDFITPGKDGKRVVKTEPGYATELVTQKSLKWLEQRDKDKPFMLVVGHKAPHRCWCPSIQNLGRAKQYADAIDPPANLEDDFADRPEFLKMTEQTLLNHFNVWSDEHLIKDVVPEDIQKMLSCPESKTLHTKYDWEMPEWVRMDPQQKEAWYNYHKARTVQLVKDIRSGKIKTQRDILLRRWRHYMEDYLGTVLSVDESIGQIMDYLKQNGLDKNTLVLYCGDQGFYMGEHGLYDKRWIFEESFRMPLIMKWPGHIKPGVRSAAMVQELDYAPTFCEVAGAATPENMNTFQGRSLAPLFKTGEHKEFTDRPLYYAFYENPGEHNAPRHDGLRTDRYTLSYLWTSDEWMLFDNQKDPAQMHNVAGKPEYAATLKELKELYGKLRKDCQVPEGFPGATGKLSVKPQWDCAPAKN, encoded by the coding sequence ATGATGAACCGCCATGCCGTCACCGCATTGATGCTCGCGGCCTGTTCCCTGCCAGCTTCCGCGGACCAGCCGCAGAAGCAGGCGCCGGACCAGCGCCCCAATATCCTGGTTATTGTTACTGATGACCACTCCTACCAGACTCTGGGCACCTGTGACAAGGATTCCCCCATGCCGTATCCGAACTTCCGCAAACTGGCGGATGAAGGCATGGTCTTTGACCGCAGCTACTGCGCCAATTCCCTCTGCGGCCCCTCCCGCGCCTGCATCTACACGGGGCGCCATTCCCACATGAACGGCTACCTTTTCAATGAACACGCGGCTCCTTTTGACGGTTCCCAGCCAACCTTCCCCAAGATGCTCCAGAAGGCCGGGTACCAGACTGCCATTGTAGGCAAATGGCACTTGGAAGCTATTCCGCCGGACGCCAAGGGAGACACGTCCAAATATGAATCCAACCCCACCGGATTCGACTACTGGGAAATCTTCCCAGGCCAGGGCAACTATTTCAATCCGGATTTCATCACCCCCGGCAAAGACGGCAAGCGCGTGGTGAAGACGGAACCCGGCTATGCCACGGAGCTGGTCACGCAGAAAAGCCTCAAATGGCTGGAACAGCGGGACAAGGACAAGCCCTTCATGCTCGTCGTGGGCCACAAGGCTCCGCACCGCTGCTGGTGCCCCTCCATCCAGAACCTGGGCCGCGCCAAGCAGTACGCGGATGCCATTGACCCGCCCGCCAATCTGGAAGATGACTTTGCGGACCGCCCGGAATTCCTGAAAATGACGGAACAGACGCTGCTCAACCACTTCAACGTCTGGTCTGACGAACACCTGATCAAGGACGTGGTGCCGGAAGACATCCAGAAAATGCTCTCCTGCCCGGAATCCAAGACCCTGCATACCAAGTATGACTGGGAAATGCCGGAATGGGTTCGCATGGACCCGCAGCAGAAGGAAGCCTGGTACAACTACCACAAGGCCCGCACCGTCCAGCTCGTGAAGGACATTCGGAGCGGAAAAATCAAGACGCAGAGGGACATCCTGCTGCGCCGCTGGCGCCATTACATGGAAGACTACCTGGGAACCGTGCTCTCCGTGGATGAAAGCATCGGCCAGATCATGGACTACCTGAAGCAGAACGGCCTGGACAAGAACACGCTGGTTCTCTACTGCGGGGACCAGGGCTTCTACATGGGGGAACACGGCCTGTATGACAAACGCTGGATTTTTGAGGAATCCTTCCGCATGCCCCTTATCATGAAATGGCCCGGCCACATCAAGCCCGGCGTGCGCTCCGCCGCGATGGTGCAGGAACTGGACTACGCCCCCACCTTCTGTGAAGTGGCCGGAGCCGCCACCCCGGAAAACATGAATACCTTCCAGGGCCGCAGCCTTGCTCCGTTGTTCAAGACGGGGGAACACAAGGAATTCACGGACCGTCCCCTTTATTACGCCTTTTATGAAAACCCGGGGGAACACAATGCCCCGCGCCATGACGGCCTGCGGACGGACCGCTATACCCTGTCCTACCTCTGGACCAGTGACGAATGGATGCTCTTTGACAACCAGAAGGATCCGGCCCAAATGCACAACGTAGCCGGCAAGCCGGAATATGCGGCAACCTTGAAGGAACTCAAGGAACTGTACGGCAAACTCCGCAAGGATTGCCAGGTGCCGGAAGGCTTTCCCGGCGCCACGGGCAAGCTCTCCGTCAAACCGCAATGGGATTGCGCCCCCGCCAAAAACTGA
- the rpoC gene encoding DNA-directed RNA polymerase subunit beta', producing MSDTPTIREMHGLSDKPRTFDQVAITVADPDTIRSWSFGEVVNPETINYRTFKPEKGGLFCERIFGPTRDMECACGKYKRIKHKGITCDRCGVEVTNARVRRERMGHIELAVPVSHIWFYKCMPSRIGLMLDMTARHLERVIYYEDYIVVDPGSTPLEKGAILTEEEFRNAEDEYGYDSFEAGMGAEAIQKMLSSIDLASLVTDLQEQLDNTNSKQNKRKIAKRLKLAQGFLQSNTRPEWMILNVLPVIPPDLRPLVPLEGGRFATSDLNDLYRRVINRNNRLKTLLSLKTPEVIIRNEKRMLQEAVDALFDNGRHGRAVTGAGNRPLKSLSDMLKGKGGRFRQNLLGKRVDYSGRSVIVIGPELKLNQCGLPKKMALILFEPFIIHRLKELGYVHTVRSAKKLIDRKTPEVWDILEEVTKGHPVMLNRAPTLHRLSIQAFEPVLIEGSAIRLHPLVCNAYNADFDGDQMAVHVPLSVEAQMEARQLMLAPNNIFSPASGKPIATPTQDIILGAYFLTHTRAAEVQNNQDNHHHLPLFESIDEVEYAIAARKIGYHDWIRLHNPDYGKKPSEVVYGDVTKKVLVTTAGRVRFNEIWPRELGYINRNVGKKQMGDIIWRCYQTVGKERTVKTLDSLKNLGFKEATRSGCSIGIVDMVVPSQKKTEIEKAYAELDKVTRQYKNGIITDGERYQKVVDIWTQTTDVIQAALYRKLEHNEGSKMASPLFMMVDSGARGNKAQIKQLSGMRGLMAKPSGEIIEQPITANFREGLSVLEYFISTHGARKGLADTALKTADSGYMTRKLVDVAQDVIVHAEDCGTSNGITVHAIYDGDEEVASLASRIYGRTSCERIVDPVNGEIIVDINDLINEKQAEQLEKIGIEQLKIRSVLTCELKKGCCAKCYGLNLATGQEVKIGEAVGIIAAQSIGEPGTQLTMRTFHVGGTATTAFKQPIVKAKNDGRVIYTEDLRTVENADGNFVVLNKNCSVRIENEQGRELESYQPVIGTILYVPNGGSIKKDETLATWDPYNVPVIAEKGGVVEFKDMIVGITVSKETDRETGTSSLVVMEHKQELHPQVVIRDAKTREVLAHHAIPAGANLTVEDGETISAGTMVAKTPRKVAKTKDITGGLPRVAELFEARKPKDACTIARVEGIVRLSSKNTSRGKKVITIETPTGELVDHLVPMNKHVIVHEDDHVHLGDQLTEGPVSPEEILDVCGKESLQEHLVNEVQEVYRLQGVEINDKHVEIIVRQMLRKVVITEPGNTEFLWGDQVDKTTFDRINEQTVAQGGQPAAAKPVLLGITKASLETESFISAASFQDTTRVLTEASTLGKTDMLEGFKENVIMGHLIPAGTGFPLYSKIEVEPAEGAEEIALDGEDEEAAEFAEDVLNDTINFDNER from the coding sequence ATGTCTGATACCCCCACCATCAGGGAAATGCACGGCCTGAGCGACAAACCGCGGACCTTTGACCAGGTTGCCATCACCGTGGCGGACCCGGATACCATCCGCAGCTGGTCCTTCGGTGAAGTCGTTAACCCGGAAACCATCAACTACCGCACGTTCAAGCCGGAAAAAGGCGGCTTGTTCTGTGAACGCATCTTCGGGCCCACCCGTGACATGGAATGCGCCTGCGGCAAGTACAAGCGCATCAAGCACAAGGGCATCACCTGCGACCGCTGCGGCGTGGAAGTAACCAACGCGCGCGTGCGCCGTGAACGCATGGGCCACATTGAACTGGCCGTTCCGGTCTCCCACATCTGGTTTTACAAGTGCATGCCCAGCCGCATCGGCCTCATGCTTGACATGACCGCCCGCCATCTGGAACGCGTGATCTACTATGAAGACTACATCGTGGTGGATCCCGGCAGCACTCCCCTGGAAAAGGGAGCCATCCTGACGGAAGAAGAATTCCGCAATGCGGAAGACGAATACGGCTATGACAGCTTTGAAGCCGGCATGGGCGCGGAAGCCATCCAGAAGATGCTTTCCTCCATTGACCTGGCCTCCCTCGTCACGGACCTGCAGGAACAGCTGGACAACACCAACTCCAAGCAGAACAAGCGCAAGATCGCCAAGCGTCTGAAGCTGGCCCAAGGCTTCCTTCAGTCCAACACGCGCCCGGAATGGATGATCCTGAACGTGCTGCCCGTGATTCCCCCGGACCTGCGCCCGCTGGTTCCGCTGGAAGGCGGCCGCTTCGCCACGTCTGACCTGAATGACCTGTACCGCCGCGTCATCAACCGCAACAACCGTCTGAAGACCCTCCTGAGCCTCAAAACCCCGGAAGTCATCATCCGCAATGAAAAGCGCATGCTCCAGGAAGCCGTGGACGCCCTGTTCGACAACGGCCGCCATGGCCGCGCCGTTACGGGTGCCGGCAACCGCCCCCTCAAGTCCCTTTCCGACATGCTGAAGGGCAAGGGAGGCCGTTTCCGCCAGAACCTGCTCGGCAAGCGCGTGGACTACTCCGGCCGTTCCGTTATCGTGATTGGCCCGGAACTGAAGCTCAACCAGTGCGGCCTTCCCAAGAAGATGGCCCTCATCCTGTTTGAACCCTTCATCATCCACCGCCTGAAGGAGCTGGGCTACGTGCACACCGTGCGCTCCGCCAAGAAGCTCATTGACCGCAAGACGCCGGAAGTGTGGGACATTCTGGAAGAAGTCACCAAGGGCCACCCGGTAATGCTTAACCGCGCCCCCACCCTGCACCGCCTCTCCATCCAGGCCTTTGAACCGGTCCTGATTGAAGGCTCCGCCATCCGCCTGCACCCGCTCGTCTGTAACGCGTACAACGCGGACTTCGACGGTGACCAGATGGCCGTGCACGTGCCGCTGTCCGTGGAAGCCCAGATGGAAGCCCGTCAGCTCATGCTGGCTCCCAACAATATCTTCTCCCCGGCCTCCGGCAAACCCATCGCCACGCCTACGCAGGATATTATTCTGGGAGCGTACTTCCTGACGCATACCCGTGCCGCGGAAGTGCAGAACAACCAGGACAATCATCATCACCTCCCCCTCTTCGAATCCATTGATGAAGTGGAATACGCCATTGCCGCCCGCAAGATCGGCTACCATGACTGGATCCGCCTGCACAACCCGGACTACGGCAAGAAGCCTTCCGAAGTGGTGTACGGGGATGTGACCAAGAAAGTCCTCGTCACCACCGCCGGACGCGTTCGCTTCAATGAAATCTGGCCCCGGGAGCTCGGTTACATCAACCGCAACGTGGGCAAGAAGCAGATGGGCGACATCATCTGGCGCTGCTACCAGACCGTGGGCAAGGAACGCACCGTGAAGACCCTGGATTCCCTGAAAAACCTGGGCTTCAAGGAAGCTACCCGTTCCGGCTGCTCCATCGGCATTGTGGACATGGTCGTTCCGTCCCAGAAGAAGACGGAGATCGAGAAGGCGTATGCGGAACTGGACAAGGTGACCCGCCAATACAAGAACGGTATCATCACGGACGGTGAACGCTACCAGAAGGTGGTGGACATCTGGACCCAGACCACGGACGTGATCCAGGCGGCCCTGTACCGCAAGCTGGAACACAACGAAGGCTCCAAGATGGCCAGCCCGCTCTTCATGATGGTGGACTCCGGCGCCCGAGGCAACAAGGCGCAGATCAAGCAGCTCTCCGGCATGCGCGGTCTGATGGCCAAGCCCAGCGGTGAAATTATTGAACAGCCCATTACGGCCAACTTCCGTGAAGGCCTGTCCGTGCTGGAATACTTCATCTCCACCCACGGCGCCCGCAAGGGCCTGGCTGACACCGCCTTGAAGACAGCTGACTCCGGCTACATGACCCGCAAGCTGGTAGACGTGGCCCAGGACGTCATCGTCCACGCGGAAGACTGCGGCACCAGCAACGGCATCACCGTTCATGCCATCTATGACGGTGATGAAGAAGTGGCGTCCCTGGCCTCCCGCATCTACGGCCGCACCTCCTGCGAACGCATCGTTGACCCCGTCAACGGTGAAATCATCGTGGACATCAACGACCTCATTAATGAAAAGCAGGCGGAACAACTGGAAAAGATCGGCATTGAACAGCTGAAAATCCGTTCCGTGCTCACCTGTGAACTCAAGAAGGGCTGCTGCGCCAAGTGCTACGGCCTGAACTTGGCCACCGGCCAGGAAGTGAAGATCGGGGAAGCGGTCGGCATCATTGCCGCCCAGTCCATCGGTGAACCCGGCACGCAGCTCACCATGCGTACGTTCCACGTGGGCGGTACCGCCACCACGGCGTTCAAGCAGCCCATCGTGAAAGCGAAGAACGACGGCCGCGTCATCTACACGGAAGACCTCCGCACGGTAGAAAACGCAGACGGCAACTTCGTTGTACTGAACAAGAACTGCTCCGTCCGCATTGAAAACGAACAGGGCCGTGAACTGGAATCCTACCAGCCCGTCATCGGCACCATCCTGTACGTGCCCAACGGCGGCTCCATCAAGAAGGATGAAACCCTTGCCACCTGGGACCCGTACAACGTGCCCGTTATTGCAGAAAAGGGCGGCGTGGTCGAATTCAAGGACATGATCGTCGGCATCACCGTCTCCAAGGAAACGGACCGTGAAACCGGCACCTCCTCCCTCGTCGTGATGGAACACAAGCAGGAACTTCACCCCCAGGTCGTCATCCGTGACGCCAAGACCCGTGAAGTTCTGGCCCACCACGCCATTCCCGCAGGCGCCAACCTCACCGTGGAAGACGGAGAAACCATCTCCGCCGGCACGATGGTGGCCAAGACGCCCCGCAAGGTGGCCAAGACGAAGGACATCACCGGCGGTCTGCCCCGCGTGGCGGAACTGTTTGAAGCCCGCAAGCCCAAGGACGCCTGCACCATTGCACGCGTGGAAGGCATCGTGCGCCTCAGCAGCAAGAACACCTCCCGCGGCAAAAAGGTCATCACCATTGAAACCCCCACAGGTGAACTGGTGGATCACCTGGTGCCGATGAACAAGCACGTCATCGTTCACGAAGACGACCATGTGCATCTGGGTGACCAGCTTACGGAAGGCCCCGTCTCTCCGGAAGAAATCCTGGACGTCTGCGGCAAGGAAAGCCTTCAGGAACACCTCGTCAACGAAGTTCAGGAAGTCTATCGCCTCCAGGGTGTGGAAATCAATGACAAGCACGTGGAAATCATCGTGCGCCAGATGCTCCGCAAGGTAGTCATCACGGAACCCGGCAACACCGAATTCCTGTGGGGCGACCAGGTGGACAAGACCACCTTCGACCGCATCAACGAACAGACCGTAGCCCAGGGCGGCCAGCCTGCCGCCGCCAAGCCCGTTCTGCTCGGCATCACGAAGGCCTCCCTGGAAACGGAATCCTTCATCTCCGCCGCATCCTTCCAGGATACCACGCGCGTGCTGACGGAAGCTTCCACCCTCGGCAAGACCGACATGCTGGAAGGCTTCAAGGAAAACGTCATTATGGGCCATCTCATCCCTGCCGGTACCGGGTTCCCCCTGTACAGCAAGATTGAAGTGGAACCCGCGGAAGGCGCTGAAGAAATCGCGCTGGACGGGGAAGATGAGGAAGCGGCTGAGTTTGCCGAAGACGTATTGAACGATACCATCAACTTCGACAACGAGCGTTAA
- a CDS encoding PEP-CTERM sorting domain-containing protein, producing the protein MKKTLCTIFLGLAGLATTAFAATVELMPGIESITGQGYNTAGRLTGNGITEADVKGWLGNASRTDGWYTTTGNADLKWGKASVNTETQSIILPNMNGTKGVCAGLKMTIDNMQAYDGLTFSFSLTPPGTGPTFTYSLWYETMTGDVVELCKGSRGNNGSVWNVSYDLTDEQMSALKANGNGKVYAVLGSVGGNDGNNAVVTDISLEGTLAVVPEPATASLGLLGLAALMMRRRRA; encoded by the coding sequence ATGAAGAAAACACTCTGCACCATTTTCCTCGGACTGGCGGGATTGGCAACTACAGCTTTTGCGGCCACGGTTGAGCTGATGCCCGGCATCGAAAGCATCACGGGCCAGGGCTACAACACAGCCGGACGTTTAACCGGAAACGGAATTACAGAAGCCGATGTCAAGGGCTGGCTGGGAAACGCCTCCCGGACCGACGGATGGTACACCACCACCGGAAATGCCGACTTGAAATGGGGGAAAGCTTCCGTCAATACAGAGACCCAGTCCATCATCCTGCCCAACATGAACGGAACCAAAGGCGTCTGTGCAGGCCTGAAAATGACCATTGACAATATGCAGGCCTATGACGGACTGACCTTCAGCTTCAGCCTTACGCCTCCCGGCACCGGCCCCACCTTCACGTATTCCCTGTGGTATGAAACCATGACCGGAGACGTTGTGGAGCTTTGCAAGGGTTCCAGAGGCAACAACGGTTCCGTATGGAATGTTTCCTATGACCTGACGGACGAGCAGATGTCCGCTCTCAAGGCGAACGGAAACGGCAAGGTTTATGCCGTTCTGGGCAGTGTGGGAGGCAATGACGGAAACAACGCCGTTGTTACGGACATCTCCCTGGAAGGCACGCTGGCTGTCGTTCCGGAACCGGCTACGGCTTCCCTGGGATTGCTGGGGCTGGCTGCGCTGATGATGCGCCGCCGCAGGGCCTGA
- a CDS encoding thioredoxin family protein produces the protein MSLLRLSMLLFVSAALCSCVGTSPESGKPKVKKSLSEYMQDNMANSIANVPTGLMGTTPGQQQAHQLTASTQEEMTRADSGAVYYTDAHDPEAPIPGLDEAFAQRKENERWIQSYPSALREAQSTGKPILIWFHHSTGSPPSRKLAAELLHTKEFEDWAKSNVVRVCYDQAEKFENEPIFKKRRKMLEYVQKAPSLFGVRGTPVLLVMSPDGTKVDTIRGYYTGQNALYFDQIKNSVKLAGQQYEEFKKTLIPKGYRVWTGLNGNTVFAKLSRYSEKDHALWLQELDGHQSRTSLQKISPQDRKWLLEQKKAHENNRRNGRHAP, from the coding sequence ATGAGTCTGCTCAGGCTATCCATGCTTCTGTTTGTCTCCGCCGCCCTGTGCTCCTGCGTGGGAACCTCTCCGGAATCAGGAAAACCGAAGGTGAAAAAAAGCCTTTCGGAATACATGCAGGACAATATGGCCAACTCCATCGCCAACGTTCCAACCGGATTGATGGGCACCACGCCGGGCCAGCAGCAGGCCCACCAGCTCACTGCCTCCACACAGGAGGAAATGACCAGGGCGGACAGCGGCGCCGTCTACTATACGGATGCGCATGACCCGGAAGCCCCCATCCCCGGACTGGATGAAGCCTTCGCCCAGCGCAAGGAAAACGAACGCTGGATCCAGAGCTACCCTTCCGCTCTCCGGGAAGCCCAGAGCACCGGAAAACCCATTCTGATCTGGTTCCATCATTCCACAGGCAGCCCTCCCAGCCGGAAGTTGGCGGCGGAACTTCTCCATACGAAGGAATTTGAAGACTGGGCGAAAAGCAACGTCGTCCGGGTCTGTTACGACCAGGCGGAAAAGTTTGAAAACGAACCCATTTTCAAAAAGCGCAGGAAAATGCTGGAGTACGTGCAAAAGGCCCCCTCCCTGTTCGGCGTAAGGGGCACGCCCGTGCTGCTGGTGATGTCTCCGGACGGAACCAAGGTGGACACCATACGCGGTTATTATACGGGCCAAAACGCCCTTTACTTTGACCAGATTAAAAACAGCGTCAAACTGGCCGGGCAGCAGTATGAGGAATTCAAGAAGACGCTCATACCCAAGGGATACCGCGTCTGGACGGGGCTCAACGGGAACACGGTCTTCGCCAAGCTCTCACGCTACTCGGAGAAAGACCATGCCCTCTGGCTCCAGGAACTGGACGGCCACCAGAGCAGGACGTCCCTGCAAAAAATCAGCCCCCAGGACAGGAAATGGCTTCTGGAACAGAAAAAAGCGCATGAAAACAACAGAAGGAACGGGCGCCACGCTCCCTGA